DNA sequence from the Bufo bufo chromosome 3, aBufBuf1.1, whole genome shotgun sequence genome:
cagaatacctgctcatcagcaccatataaataccactgtgcagtacagaatacctcctcatcatcaccatataaataccactgtgcagcacagaatacctcctcatcagcaccatataaataccactgtgcagcacagaatacctcctcatcagcaccatataaataccacagtgcattacagaatacctcctcatcagcaccatataaataccactgtacagtacagaatacctcctcatcagcaccatataaataccactgtgtagcacagaatacctcctcatcagcaccatataaataccactgtgcagtacagaatacctcctcatcagcaccatataaataccactgtgcagcgcagaatacctcctcatcagcaccatataaataccactgtgcagcacagaatacctcctcatcagcaccatataaataccactgtgcagtacagaatacctcctcatcagtaccatataaataccactgtacagcacagaatacctcctcatcagcaccatataaataccacagtacagtacagaatacctcctcatcagcaccatataaataccactgtgcagcacagaatacctcctcatcagcaccatataaataacactgtgcagcacagaatacctcatcatcagcaccatataaataccactgtgcagtacagaatacctcctcatcagcaccatataaataccactgtgcagcacagaatacctcctcatcagcaccatataaataccactgtgcagcacagaatacctcctcatcagcaccatataaataccactgtgcagcacagaatacctcctcatcagcaccatattaataccactgtgcagcacagaatacctcctcatcagcaccatataaataccactgtgcagtacagaatacctcctcatcagcaccatataaataccactgtgcagcacagaatacctcctcatcagcaccatattaataccactgtgcagcacagaatacctcctcatcagcaccatataaataccactgtgcagtacagaatacctcctcatcagcaccatataaataccactgtgcagcacagaatacctcctcatcagcaccatataaataccactgtgcagcacagaatacctcctcatcagcaccatataaataccactgtgcaacacagaatacctcctcatcagcaccatataaataccactgtgcaacacagaatacctcctcatcagcaccatataaataccactgtgcagcacagaatacctcctcatcagcaccatataaatactactgtgcagcacagagtacctcctcatcagcaccatataaataccacagtgcagtacagaataactcctcatcagcaccatataaataccactgtgcagcacaaaatacctcctcatcagcaccatataaataccacagtgcagcacagaatacctcctcatcagcaccatataaataccactttatagcacagaatacctcctcatcagcaccatataaataccactgtgcaacaAAGAATGCCGCCTCATCAGcatcatataaataccactgtgatgCACAATAACACCTCTTAGCAGCCTTGTCTGCTGGCCATCCCTCATCAACTAGCATCAGTATCTTCCCACAAACCACCTGTTACAGATATGCATATGACCAATGGTTGTGGAATTAGGCCAAAACCTAAGAGTGTTATTTAAACACTTACCGGGAACTCACCCCTGTACAAGGTTGTAGACTTCGCTGCAGGTGAACGACTAGAGTACTATCTCCTGGGATGGTCCCGGTGTACTTGGCAGTTGACCAACTAAGGTCATAAACACTGGTGAAAACACCAGGCACACTGGAatggtgtggcaggcgcagcactatgaagtgccttttgcgctagtggcatctctgacttttagtctaaccagactgtctattactctgtaattcctctagcgccgttctatggaaacagtaggtttaaagagcacaccaaatgcttgaaataacttctttattaacttcaacttttcttcatataacactgccgcctccgaagTAgacagtccatgtacaaaacacgtgttgaaaagatatcacaaaatggcggtatgcataagatggtggttcaactgttcaatcttgtcattcaacataaaatggatatatttctctcttcagtatctgtactctcactttaagttatttaagcactttatgatctctctgagaggtatatctgagatttaacagttctactggctaaacttgttttgcagtttgcagtatgcagttagcagtaactatttgaagATTggtttgagtatgatctggtatggttgcaaTTTGTATGGTTTGTTAAGTAGTTCATAGTTTGCAACTGTAGCTTACAATTTGTAGTTTgccattggtggaactgtaagtaaacacacatataactggttcagtatacagttctaatcactatattaacagtatgaacattatataactgttctaaaaaCCTATTTtgtcctcttgttcccataaaaacacagctctcagtggagtgaatgtcttttcaactcctgtctctggtgaataatgattctagcaactCCTGCCAGGGGAATTcctagacaggctgtgtgtgaggcttgctgtgattggtgaaaactcttgctgtgtgagaggcTAGCAgtaattggtctagacttctgcacaGCAGAATGCTTTCtgctgtttctgctgtgtcactgagcttaccttacatcacaaaatgaatcttaaaggcatattatcgttttctgcttctgtgaacacaaaataataGTTAtaggacatccaaacatgaagtcactgtaagtaactctgcttttgtctttaacacataaacataggaactgtattaaggctattggcaggtctagctgtatacacatataagctatactagcaacctagaacaggtcttagctggccagctacaaatgTCACAATACAGAACCAGGCAGAATACATGTGAATCCAAGGTAAACATAACCGCAGGCAAAAGAAAAGACACAGCACAGTGGCAGACAAACGTATCTGGAACCGAGAAATATGGATTTCATTCACACAAAGACTTCAGAAATTGAGTTCAGGAACACATTTTAGGGCCTTGGACATACAGACTTCAGGAACTGACTACAGGAATTTGGACATTGTTCAGACATAGCAATACATGAGCAAAATTAAGACACAGTGGTAGAGCAATACAGACAGAAGCCAGCATACACAGACAGGCGGGAAGCTCCATGCAGACTCCAACAGAGCACAAACaatgaaaaaagtaaataaatgttTGCACAGCTCACCCAAAGTCCACAATGTCCAAAACCTCCTGATGAATAGCAAAAAAGGCTGCAGGGATGAGTCTTTCCGATCTGGGATGATGATGAACAGCTTCAATTCCAAATTTAGCTTGTCGAAGAACGATATTCGCAAAATGCGTCCCCTTCCAAGAACATCGTGGAGATTTTATCTTGACCTGGATAAAAGTTCTGTTTTAACTCAAGGAGCTGGAATTAAAGAGCACAAACAATGTCTAGGACACTAGGTCAGAATTCAGACACGGACAGAACCAGAACGAACATAAACTACAAACTAGGACTATAACAATTCAGACAGACCAAAGCAAGACATGACGTAATTTCACAACCAGGGCAGGTCGCAGAACTCACAAATCCAAACTGACACAGAACTCAGGAAAGTATATCACAGACTGACACACAGCGAGGGAGATCACTAACCTCAGCAACACCGAACTGACGAGGAGTACAAGCGCATTGGCGCAATTCATACCTCAGATGACCGGGAATTGGAGACACAGAGCAGTGGAAACAGCAACCACAATTACCCAAATTCAACCAACAAGAGGCCAAAGCTGGCACGCACAGTACAACGACACAAGTGAAATGCCATAATATCTCCCACTCTCAGTAACATTGTCCCACTAATGCCAGACAAACCCAAGCAGGTTAAATGTGAGGAACTCGCAGCGTGTGTCAGTGTGAGGACCTGTTCAGATCTACGCTCCTCGGACAGGATCCCACAGCATTGCTATTATTTATAAGGCTGTGTAACCATGAGAGTCCTGGAATCTATTCTATTACACTGATAAGTTTATGTCAGTGTATTTCAGTAGATGTGGTCACACCAGTGCTGGGATAAAGGAATACTTTTTAGGTTGTAACACCTTTTATCTTAGCTTTAAATGAAGCAGACTGACATTGAGTGCTAGAatacatgtgctgtccatgtAGCCTAGGACAATGAGAGCTGAATTTCttcaactgtatctcatctttaGGATCACCTATAGTTTCTACAGATAAGACCAGAGCAGAGAGTTATGTTTGTCTACACTCTGCCAGAGAAGATGGCAAAATCCCTGCCGGAGAACATGGCAGATTCCCTGCCGGAGAACATGGCAAATTCCACCTTCTATCCCACCTACTTCCTACTGGTTGGTATTCCGGGACTAGAACATGAACATATCTGGATCTCATTCCCATTCTGTTTCATGTATGTATTGGCTTTGCTGGGGAACATCATGGTGATAGTTGTCATCCTCATGTCTCCAAGACTCCACCAGCCTATGTTTATATTCCTCTCTATGTTGGCATTTAATGACTGCCTTCTTTCTACAAGCGTTTCCCCAAAAATATTGTCTATCTTCTGGTTCAATGACAGAGCCATTAGCTTTAATGGGTGTCTTCTCCAGATGTTCTTCATTCACAGCTTCACCGGTATTGAATCTGGGTTCTTGCTTTCCATGGCGTATGACCGCTACATTGCTATATATAAGCCTCTCCAGTATAACTCCATAATAACCACTAGACTGATAACCAGACTGGTCATTGTGTTTCTGGTCCGGCCAGTTGTTCTGGTCAGTCCTGCTCTTGTTATGATCAGGATGTTTCCTGCTTTCAAGACCAACATCATTGCACATTCCTACTGTGAGCACATGGCGGTGGTGAAGCTCGCAGCTGCTGACATCCGAGGGAACAGTATACTTGGCCTAGTTGTGGCTTTCACCACCCTTGGTGTTGATTTGCTTTTCATCCTCCTATCGTATACCATGATTTTCAATGCCGTCTTCCGTCTTCCATCTAAAGATGCTCGTCTGAAAGCATTTAACACGTGTACCCCTCATATGTGCGTGTTCCTGAGCTTTTACAGCATGGCCATATTCTCTTTCTTATCCCACCGATATGGCAAGAAGATTCCTCCTTATGTCCATATTATCTTCTCTGACATCTATCTCTTGGTTCCACCCATGCTTAACCCACTTATCTATGGGATTAAGACAACCCTGATCCGTGAGGAGACCTGGAAAATcctaaaatttgaaaaaaaattaagaattatGAATGGTGCTGAGAAGAGAACCTGCCATAAGATCTCAGGAATTAGGAAATTAAACAGTACAGTGTCCTATTGAAACCACAGGCAGTAGTGACGTATGTGTAATCGGCTTATGTAACATCTGCTACtgccttatactgtatagtgctccCCTGGTATCCTGCAatacagtgtctggactgtgGATACTTTCTGTCCTGTcctcagtttaaaggggttgtccactttttcttttctataatgatgacctatcctcagaataggtcactaacggatctcctggcaccccgactgggtacctcagttgatggatgctcctagtgcttcctgagggctccaagcacttcgCTCGACAACGTAACCACcataggaacaaggaacagctcttacaagagctaggggttatagccaggggagtatacagcgtatagcaatccccacacacataagACGAGGTTCTATGTTGAAGtcaaaacaggaactcactttattaaccacacaagcattgccttttatacacattttccaataaGGGTACCACccgcgtggacctggttgggaactgaggacataacatagcagccaatcctttacagttttacagtttaaacacaaaaactatacattcagcaaacacaatggcattgcctgtgacacaatcaataacagaattggcaggtggcagcaatggattggtaaggaattagtttcagtttagtacatctagGTTGGAATGGTTCATCCCAGCttggctccccctctgtggaggtgtggactgttcccacatcctgcacttgggt
Encoded proteins:
- the LOC120994132 gene encoding olfactory receptor 52A1-like; the encoded protein is MANSTFYPTYFLLVGIPGLEHEHIWISFPFCFMYVLALLGNIMVIVVILMSPRLHQPMFIFLSMLAFNDCLLSTSVSPKILSIFWFNDRAISFNGCLLQMFFIHSFTGIESGFLLSMAYDRYIAIYKPLQYNSIITTRLITRLVIVFLVRPVVLVSPALVMIRMFPAFKTNIIAHSYCEHMAVVKLAAADIRGNSILGLVVAFTTLGVDLLFILLSYTMIFNAVFRLPSKDARLKAFNTCTPHMCVFLSFYSMAIFSFLSHRYGKKIPPYVHIIFSDIYLLVPPMLNPLIYGIKTTLIREETWKILKFEKKLRIMNGAEKRTCHKISGIRKLNSTVSY